In Salvelinus namaycush isolate Seneca chromosome 17, SaNama_1.0, whole genome shotgun sequence, one genomic interval encodes:
- the LOC120062368 gene encoding ubiquitin-conjugating enzyme E2 D2-like isoform X1, with protein sequence MALKRIHKELNDLGRDPPAQCSAGPVGDDMFHWQATIMGPNDSPYQGGVFFLTIHFPTDYPFKPPKLAFTTRIYHPNINSNGSICLDILRSQWSPALTISKVLLSICSLLCDPNPDDPLVPEIARIYKTDTEKYNRIAREWTQKYAM encoded by the exons GAGCTGAACGACCTGGGCAGGGACCCTCCTGCACAGTGTTCCGCTGGCCCGGTTGGAGACGACA TGTTTCATTGGCAAGCTACAATTATGGGGCCT AATGACAGCCCATACCAAGGTGGTGTTTTTTTCCTGACTATTCATTTCCCCACAGACTACCCCTTCAAACCACCTAAG CTTGCGTTCACCACAAGAATTTACCACCCAAATATTAACAGTAATGGCAGCATCTGCCTGGATATTTTGAGATCACAGTGGTCTCCAGCATTAACTATCTCTAAAG TACTTTTGTCCATTTGTTCACTCTTATGTGACCCCAACCCTGACGACCCGTTAGTGCCAGAGATCGCCCGTATCTACAAAACAGATACAGAAAA GTACAACAGAATAGCCCGGGAATGGACTCAGAAGTACGCCATGTGA
- the LOC120062368 gene encoding ubiquitin-conjugating enzyme E2 D2-like isoform X2 — protein MFHWQATIMGPNDSPYQGGVFFLTIHFPTDYPFKPPKLAFTTRIYHPNINSNGSICLDILRSQWSPALTISKVLLSICSLLCDPNPDDPLVPEIARIYKTDTEKYNRIAREWTQKYAM, from the exons A TGTTTCATTGGCAAGCTACAATTATGGGGCCT AATGACAGCCCATACCAAGGTGGTGTTTTTTTCCTGACTATTCATTTCCCCACAGACTACCCCTTCAAACCACCTAAG CTTGCGTTCACCACAAGAATTTACCACCCAAATATTAACAGTAATGGCAGCATCTGCCTGGATATTTTGAGATCACAGTGGTCTCCAGCATTAACTATCTCTAAAG TACTTTTGTCCATTTGTTCACTCTTATGTGACCCCAACCCTGACGACCCGTTAGTGCCAGAGATCGCCCGTATCTACAAAACAGATACAGAAAA GTACAACAGAATAGCCCGGGAATGGACTCAGAAGTACGCCATGTGA